Part of the bacterium genome is shown below.
TTTGAAAGGAACGGAACATGTCTGGCAAGAGTCGACGCGATTTTCTCAAAAAAACCGCAATAATCGGGGCAGGGGTTACGGGGCTATCTGTCTCACCGGCAAAAGCAGCCCCCAAGAATATTTTATCGGCAGATCGAATGGGGGTTCTTGTAGATACTACAGTGTGCGTGGGATGCAGAAATTGCGAGTGGGCTTGCAAGGATGCCCATAATTTATCTGCCGGAGAGTTATTTTCTTATGAAGATAGAAAACCTATGGAAACTAAAAGAAGGCCTGATCACACTGCATTGACCGTTGTGAATGAGTATTCACATGGCAAGAATTCAAATCTGCCTGTTGATGTAAAAGTACAGTGCATGCATTGCGATCAACCGGCTTGCGTATCTGCTTGTATTGTTGGAGCTTTTTCAAAACAGGAAAACGGAGCAGTTATTTGGGATACCGATATGTGTATTGGCTGCCGTTATTGTCTCGCGGCATGTCCATTTCAGATCCCGGCGTTTGAGTATGATAAGGCGCTTGATCCGCTGATCATGAAATGTGATTTTTGCTTTAATAGAACAAAAGAAGGAAAACTTCCTGCTTGCGTTGCTATCTGTCCGGTCGAGGCGCTCACGTACGGACCCAGAAGCGAACTTATTAAGATTGCTCGTAATCGCATCAAGAGAGATCCGGATCGTTATGTGGATCATATACTTGGTGAACATGAAGTAGGCGGCACTTCGTGGCTGTACCTGTCATCAAAAGAATTTAAGGAACTGGAATTTCCAAATTTAGGGAATAACCCTGCGCCAGGTGTTTCCGAATCAATTCAGCATGGAATTTTTG
Proteins encoded:
- a CDS encoding 4Fe-4S dicluster domain-containing protein, which produces MSGKSRRDFLKKTAIIGAGVTGLSVSPAKAAPKNILSADRMGVLVDTTVCVGCRNCEWACKDAHNLSAGELFSYEDRKPMETKRRPDHTALTVVNEYSHGKNSNLPVDVKVQCMHCDQPACVSACIVGAFSKQENGAVIWDTDMCIGCRYCLAACPFQIPAFEYDKALDPLIMKCDFCFNRTKEGKLPACVAICPVEALTYGPRSELIKIARNRIKRDPDRYVDHILGEHEVGGTSWLYLSSKEFKELEFPNLGNNPAPGVSESIQHGIFAYFVPPVSLYALLGGIMWIAKRRKELKEEEHV